The genomic region ACCCACCCCGACGAGAGGAACTCGCACTTTGTCTGGGCTGATTATCTGCGCACAATAAGTTCATGGCTGTGGCATCGATGAATTACGACTGTCCAATTGGCCTAATTCCTGATCCGGCTTAGGCAAGTAACGCTTGAATGACTTCAGTTCGTCGCTCTCGAGCGACGGGGTAGCAATCACCGTGGGCCGCAAGAAAATCACCAATTCGGTTTGTTGCACATTGCGCTCGTGCTGGCCGAACAATGCACCGATGCCTTCCTGACGCGACAGACCCGGGATGCCGTCGCGGGCACGGTTAGTGTCATCCTGCATCAATCCGCCCAGAATCACCGTTTGCCCGCTGCCGACTTGCAGCACCGATTCCATTTCGCGCACCTGGATCACCGGTACTTTATTGGTAAGCGGCGCAATGATGCTGGGATTGGGATCGACCACATCGCCCACCTTGCGTGAAATGGTTGGGCGCACATTCAAGGTCACCATGCCATTCTCCGAAATCTGCGGAGTCAGACTCATCACCAGACCGACGGGCACGGTTTGCGGCGTGGTCGTGTAGGTAGTCACCGGTGCCGTATTGTTGGAAGTCACCGTATCGGCCTTGACCGTAAAATACACCAGGTTATCGACCACCTTGAGCAAGGCGGTCTGATTGTTGATCGCCATCAATTTAGGACTGGAAAGCACGCGCAAATTGCCAAACGATTCCAGCAGATTCAGCGTCGCTGTGTATTTCTGATCCTTGAATCCGCCGCTGAAGAACGGCGTGAGCGTATTCGCCAGATTGGTGCTGGCGGCACCATTGGTACTGAAGAACCAGCCTGCGCCGCCGCTTTCAACCACACGCTGCCAGTCTATCCCCATTTTGTACTGATCCTTCAGCGTCACCTCGACGATGGTTGCCTCGATCAATACCTGGCGCTGACTGGCCTGATTCACGCTACTCAGATAATTCTGTATCAGACGCTGCTGGCGTTCGGTGCCAACCACGCTCACCGTGCCCGTTACCGGATTTACCACGACATCGTTCTTCGACAGCATCTCGGCTTGCGGGGAATACAGCGAACTCCCGAATACCTCTTTATACAGCCCGGGAGCTGCTGCCCCAGCACGTGCTACGGCTTGTGCCTGCAACAAGCGTTCGCTGCGTACATTGCGTTCGGCATCGACGCGCTGCTGCTTGTCTTCCTGTCGCTGGCTGGCCAAACGGGTAGAAATGAGTATGGCGCGCAGATTGTCGGTCAGCACGTCCCAGAAATTGTTATTCGACTTGCTGGCCACCGTGGTCGCAGAACTATTGCCATCCTGATCGCCGTCCTTGCCGACCCCGCCACCAGTACTGGCAATCTTGGCTGCGACGCCAATAGTGGAATCGGTATTGCGCGACAGGTTCACATAATTGATCCGGTAAGTCTGCATATAAGGCGTATCTGGCATGATGGAAAGCGTCTTGCCTTCCATTTTGTAACGGATATTGGCTTGGCGGGCCACCCGTTCCAGTATTGCAGGCAGCGATTCGTTGACTGCATTCAGCGTCACTGTACCGGTAATGCCAGGACTGATGTCAATGTTGTATCGCGTATCGCGCGCGAGGGAAAACAGCAGCTCCTTGACCGGCACGTTGTCCACCACAACAGTATAAAGCGGCGCATATTGCTGAGGTTTTGGCCGGAGCAGGTCCGGCAGCGTTCTGACCAGAGGCGGAATGTCCGTCTCTGCGGGCGCAGGCGCTGCGCTCGCCTGGATATGTCCCGCTGATTGCCTGATCGTATTGGGAGGCACGCATCCGGACAATGCCGATACCAGCAGCACTCCCCAGCCTGCATTTGTAGTTATTGAACGCATCACCCCTGCCACCCTATATTAATTATCTGATTCGATTCCAAATGCCACCACAGTGCACAGCACAAAAATAAATTTGCGCCGGACTACGCCAGTTCGGCAGACTCGCCTTCCTGACGATAATTCTGCATGCGGCTATAGAGCGTTGTACGGTTGATACCAAGCATTTTCGCTGCCTTCGACAGATTGCCGTGCGTCAATGCCAGTGCGGCATCCACATAGCTCTTTTCCCATTCCTTCAGGGTCAGGTCGAGGTGGAAGTTCGCCATGGTCTGCAAATGCTTGCGCGCCAGCTCATACAAGGCCTTGCCGTCGCCCGGCAGCAAAATATCGTTGGCTGGCGCGACATCCGTATCCAGCTCGGCTTCGAGCTGCCCGACCCCCACCTGCTGACCGGGATATTTGGTCGTCAGGCGGATGACGATGTTGCGCAATTCACGCACATTGCCGGGGAAATGATAATCCATCCACAATTCGGCAGCTGCTGCATCCAGAATGAAGGCAGCCATCTCGGCTTCACGCGCATAGAACATGCGGAAATACTTGAGCAATTCGAGCCTGTCCGTCCCCAGTTCGCGTAACGGCGGAACGCGAATCTCGAAGACCGAGAGGCGGTGATACAAATCCGCCCGGAATCGCCCGGCTTTGATCTCCTGACGCAAATCGCGATTCGTCGCGGCAACCACGCGCGCATGAGAAATACGTGACTGAGTTTCACCTACACGTTGATACTCGCCATTTTCCAGCACGCGCAATAATTTGGCTTGCAGCTCCAAAGGCAATTCGCCGATCTCATCCAGAAACAGCGTGCCCTCGCTCGCTTCTTCAAAATAGCCGGCGCGATTGTTAACGGCGCCGGTAAATGCGCCTTTACAATAACCGAACAAAGTGGGTTCGACCAGCGTCGGCGAGATCGCGGCACAATTCAGCGCAAGGTAGGGTTTATGAGCGCGATTCGCCTGCTGATGTAGGCCGGCGGCTACCAGCTCCTTGCCGCTGCCGGACTCGCCTTCGATCAACACCGGAAACGGCGCATTGGCATATTGATTTACCTGTTGCCGCAGCTTTTCCAGCTTGTAACTCATACCGACAATACAGCACTGCACCGCTGGCGCTTCGGTTACCGCTTCGCGTTCAACATCCTGGATTTTTAATGCACTGAATAACAGCGCCTTGATTTGCTGAGGTTCACAGGGTTTGCCGACAAAATCGATTGCCCCCAGCGCTCGGGCATGGCGGGCATTTACTTCGTCATTCTGCCCTGACAGCACCAGTATCTTGATATTGGGAGCGACTCCCAGCAAATCGCTGATCAAATGAAATCCTTCATCCGGCTTATGCGGCATCGGCGGCAATCCCAAATCGATCAAAGCCAGCTGCGGTGGCGTGCCCAGCTGGGTCAGCAAACTTTTAACCTGCGCCCGCGAGTCTGCGACGAATACCTCGAAATCACGCGACAACACGAAACTCAACGTGTCGGTGATCAACGGATCATCATCTACGATTAACAAACTGGGCTTATTGGACTGCAAAACCGCTCCCCTTAACAATTAAATTAATTCTTATATGTACGACAAATTTTATCCTACAAGAATAAACCAGTTGGAATCATAGAGCAAACATCTCTCTATGGTAAAATTGTCTGTTTTTTAATTTTCAGCCTCCCCAGACACCATGAAAGATTTTATTCGCCACCTTGCCGAGCAGAGCCGGCTGGATGCAGTGCCCGTCAATACCGCGCTGAACGACGCATTGACCCATTTGGACAATATGCTGGCAGGGATAGCCGCGGCATTGCAAGTAGAGTACATAGGGCCCTATGTCGGTGTGGAAACACTGAACGCGCATGCGATGGTAGTACGCGCACATGAATGGCAGATTCACCAGCCCAGCTGGAGCATGAAAATCTGCTCCGCCATTCCCGAAGCCAATTACCGCGCGGAATGGCCGGCCCAGGGCGCCAGCCGCTTACGTAAGCGCCTGATCGTCAAAGCCTTGCCGGCATTTTTTGCAGGTTACGCCGAAGCCGTGCGTCAGGCAGGCAAAGCCGATACGGCTGCCGGCCAGCGCGTCATCGCTCTGGAACAGCAATTTAACCATGCCTAAACCGCCGGTCGAATTGCTCGCGGGCACCGCCACTGCCAGCATCATAATGCTGCATGGACTGGGTGCTGACGGCTTCGATCTGGCGCCTGTTGCCCAAGCGCTGGATCTGCCCGATGTCCGTTTCATCCTGCCTCATGCCGAGCCGCGACCGGTCACCATTAACGGCGGTTATGTCATGCCGGCCTGGTACGACATATGCCAGCCCGATCTGAGCCGGGAACAGGATGACGCAGGATTTGCACAGGCAAGAGAGATCGTCGCTAACTTGATCCGGCATGAAATAGCGCGGGATATCAGCAGCACAAGAATAATATTGGCGGGTTTTTCACAGGGAGGAGCGGTTGCACTGTATAGCGGCCTGACTCTGGGCCTGCCGCTGGCGGGGATTGCAGCATTATCGGCTTACCTGCCCCAATTACCGGCGGCAGTCAATCAAACGCTGCCGATATGGGCTGCACACGGCACCCGGGACGATGTTA from Sulfuriferula sp. AH1 harbors:
- a CDS encoding secretin and TonB N-terminal domain-containing protein gives rise to the protein MRSITTNAGWGVLLVSALSGCVPPNTIRQSAGHIQASAAPAPAETDIPPLVRTLPDLLRPKPQQYAPLYTVVVDNVPVKELLFSLARDTRYNIDISPGITGTVTLNAVNESLPAILERVARQANIRYKMEGKTLSIMPDTPYMQTYRINYVNLSRNTDSTIGVAAKIASTGGGVGKDGDQDGNSSATTVASKSNNNFWDVLTDNLRAILISTRLASQRQEDKQQRVDAERNVRSERLLQAQAVARAGAAAPGLYKEVFGSSLYSPQAEMLSKNDVVVNPVTGTVSVVGTERQQRLIQNYLSSVNQASQRQVLIEATIVEVTLKDQYKMGIDWQRVVESGGAGWFFSTNGAASTNLANTLTPFFSGGFKDQKYTATLNLLESFGNLRVLSSPKLMAINNQTALLKVVDNLVYFTVKADTVTSNNTAPVTTYTTTPQTVPVGLVMSLTPQISENGMVTLNVRPTISRKVGDVVDPNPSIIAPLTNKVPVIQVREMESVLQVGSGQTVILGGLMQDDTNRARDGIPGLSRQEGIGALFGQHERNVQQTELVIFLRPTVIATPSLESDELKSFKRYLPKPDQELGQLDSRNSSMPQP
- a CDS encoding sigma-54-dependent transcriptional regulator, with the protein product MLIVDDDPLITDTLSFVLSRDFEVFVADSRAQVKSLLTQLGTPPQLALIDLGLPPMPHKPDEGFHLISDLLGVAPNIKILVLSGQNDEVNARHARALGAIDFVGKPCEPQQIKALLFSALKIQDVEREAVTEAPAVQCCIVGMSYKLEKLRQQVNQYANAPFPVLIEGESGSGKELVAAGLHQQANRAHKPYLALNCAAISPTLVEPTLFGYCKGAFTGAVNNRAGYFEEASEGTLFLDEIGELPLELQAKLLRVLENGEYQRVGETQSRISHARVVAATNRDLRQEIKAGRFRADLYHRLSVFEIRVPPLRELGTDRLELLKYFRMFYAREAEMAAFILDAAAAELWMDYHFPGNVRELRNIVIRLTTKYPGQQVGVGQLEAELDTDVAPANDILLPGDGKALYELARKHLQTMANFHLDLTLKEWEKSYVDAALALTHGNLSKAAKMLGINRTTLYSRMQNYRQEGESAELA
- a CDS encoding alpha/beta hydrolase, producing the protein MPKPPVELLAGTATASIIMLHGLGADGFDLAPVAQALDLPDVRFILPHAEPRPVTINGGYVMPAWYDICQPDLSREQDDAGFAQAREIVANLIRHEIARDISSTRIILAGFSQGGAVALYSGLTLGLPLAGIAALSAYLPQLPAAVNQTLPIWAAHGTRDDVIPLSLSQASYARLAESQLEMHLYPMAHEISMNEIADLRAWLQTQIG